One Candidatus Thorarchaeota archaeon genomic window carries:
- a CDS encoding response regulator — MTRPMPTVILAGEVPFLRSLIRLALEDEGFSVVDECTTIEEVLVSAHRHHPDVVLLDLGEDEVSTVRLIEDLLDVDIHMAIIAVSDVDATHGEKLFAAGATAYLQKPFSMYDLVDTIRKVAPVFK; from the coding sequence ATGACAAGACCCATGCCAACGGTCATATTAGCAGGTGAAGTCCCCTTTCTACGTTCGCTCATTCGTCTTGCCTTGGAGGATGAGGGGTTTTCTGTTGTTGATGAATGTACAACAATAGAAGAGGTCTTGGTCAGTGCTCATAGGCACCACCCGGACGTTGTCCTGTTGGACCTTGGAGAAGACGAGGTGTCAACGGTTCGCCTGATCGAGGACCTGCTAGACGTTGACATCCACATGGCGATCATTGCGGTTTCCGATGTCGATGCAACACATGGAGAAAAACTGTTTGCGGCGGGGGCGACAGCATATCTTCAGAAACCCTTCAGTATGTATGATCTTGTTGACACTATCCGTAAGGTCGCACCAGTCTTCAAATGA
- a CDS encoding response regulator: MTPEIAKKILVVDDEEVTVDLAKKFLEKHGFVVVCAHSGNEAITMAHDERPDLILLDVVLPGMDGFAVCSRLKAEDDFKDVPILMFTARGFEVDMQKGKQSGADEYIVKPFSGKALVATIRRHLGLA, encoded by the coding sequence ATGACACCGGAAATTGCAAAAAAAATCCTCGTTGTTGACGACGAAGAGGTCACTGTTGACTTGGCTAAAAAATTTCTTGAGAAACACGGCTTCGTTGTGGTCTGTGCTCATTCTGGCAACGAGGCAATTACAATGGCGCACGACGAACGGCCTGATCTGATACTCTTGGATGTGGTCCTTCCAGGAATGGATGGGTTTGCTGTATGCAGCCGACTCAAGGCCGAAGACGACTTTAAGGACGTGCCGATCCTCATGTTTACTGCCAGGGGCTTTGAAGTAGATATGCAAAAGGGGAAGCAATCCGGTGCTGATGAGTACATAGTCAAACCGTTCTCAGGCAAGGCACTGGTTGCGACCATACGCCGGCATCTCGGGCTCGCCTAA
- a CDS encoding tetratricopeptide repeat protein, which translates to MQDEHLIPEFSVYSIEKEEIEELSRRIESIPQESGNRFRIFTDALIDYVPSGEWRNHSDSFITMIARACYLRGMYGYIQTLAKSTKNVACKGYSSASYCRQSLNPRWINNLRNYVNQAWQEKNYIAFTELSTLLAEILVDLGYNDHAEKHAHDTIERVTEATKHDAELKKKVQTLLLDAHIVLARITATRRSRDETLMRLDSAEATAKRIDNQLALAKIMYVRGYLFLDSHEFNRAMKYISDALRLFDTMGYLEGVANSRNIRGIIYIHLGQFQDARDQFEEQMIIQQQLNNQVGLARALINIGEVDSELDQLDQMEFYNIRALEISQEAEYMSGITVATINIGNVAFRRAELDAAIEKYMRALEIAKNSGLGYLVISIHFLLGDAYFLKQQYNKAGDMYKKAKTLSENAGYQLSMFLADVSTIMTHRIAGITIPNELLKSVKEVMSPLSDWLTSPTPALMSQLTRRIFEDSSISSQTCIFYDRDLGFTCRVDRTGLKKECFGSLMWMGSFCPYFIKFVEFLRDSQNGH; encoded by the coding sequence GTGCAGGATGAACACTTGATCCCCGAATTCAGTGTGTACTCTATAGAAAAAGAGGAGATTGAAGAACTTAGTCGGAGAATTGAGAGCATCCCGCAGGAGTCTGGGAACCGATTCCGAATCTTTACTGATGCATTGATCGATTATGTGCCCAGTGGAGAGTGGAGAAATCACTCAGACAGCTTTATCACAATGATCGCACGGGCCTGCTATCTTCGAGGAATGTACGGGTATATCCAGACCCTTGCAAAGTCCACCAAGAACGTTGCGTGCAAGGGCTATTCCTCAGCCTCATACTGTAGACAGAGCCTCAACCCCAGATGGATCAACAACCTTCGTAATTATGTCAATCAAGCATGGCAAGAGAAGAACTACATCGCCTTCACCGAGCTAAGTACACTCCTTGCCGAGATCCTCGTTGACCTTGGCTACAATGATCATGCAGAGAAGCATGCCCATGATACCATTGAGCGGGTCACAGAGGCTACAAAACATGATGCTGAACTGAAGAAAAAGGTTCAGACGTTACTCTTGGATGCACACATCGTCCTAGCGCGTATTACGGCTACACGCCGGTCTCGTGATGAGACCCTTATGCGTCTCGATTCGGCAGAGGCCACGGCAAAACGCATAGACAATCAATTGGCACTGGCAAAGATCATGTATGTGCGGGGCTATCTCTTCCTAGATAGTCATGAATTCAATCGGGCTATGAAATACATCTCGGATGCCTTAAGGCTCTTCGATACAATGGGATACCTTGAGGGAGTTGCCAACTCGCGGAACATTAGAGGAATTATCTATATTCATTTGGGACAGTTCCAAGATGCCAGAGATCAATTTGAGGAACAGATGATCATCCAGCAACAGCTGAATAATCAGGTGGGTCTCGCCCGAGCACTGATCAACATTGGTGAAGTAGATAGCGAGCTTGACCAACTCGACCAGATGGAATTCTACAACATCCGAGCCTTGGAAATCTCTCAAGAAGCCGAGTACATGAGCGGGATTACAGTAGCAACGATCAATATCGGCAATGTTGCATTCCGACGGGCCGAGTTAGATGCAGCCATTGAGAAATATATGAGGGCATTAGAGATCGCAAAGAATTCTGGGCTGGGCTATCTTGTAATAAGTATACACTTTCTTTTAGGAGATGCCTATTTCCTCAAACAACAGTACAACAAAGCAGGAGACATGTACAAAAAAGCCAAGACCCTCTCGGAGAACGCAGGTTATCAACTATCAATGTTTTTAGCTGACGTTTCAACAATAATGACGCATAGAATAGCAGGGATCACAATACCTAACGAACTCCTGAAATCAGTTAAGGAAGTGATGTCACCTCTCTCGGATTGGCTGACTTCACCAACACCAGCACTCATGTCACAGCTGACTCGACGGATCTTTGAAGACTCGTCCATCTCCAGTCAGACATGCATCTTTTATGACCGCGACCTAGGTTTCACTTGCAGAGTAGATCGAACTGGCCTCAAAAAAGAGTGCTTTGGGAGCCTCATGTGGATGGGTAGTTTTTGTCCATACTTTATCAAATTCGTCGAGTTCCTTCGTGATTCACAGAATGGACACTAG
- a CDS encoding GNAT family N-acetyltransferase has protein sequence MFRGKKVELKVLDMKHLDRIMEAWNNPELKQYLMGAIPHSRFQEEEWIKRTQRLMSSGQEYVFAIERLDTQKFIGTVGIHDISWVAKTATIGIAIYHQKDREQGFGTEALQLAIEFAWKDLNLRRLELSVHSFNERARKTYEKLGFKQWGIAHQKMFIRGKYVDTHYMELFRHQSQDTTEQ, from the coding sequence ATGTTTCGTGGAAAAAAAGTTGAACTCAAAGTCTTAGATATGAAACATCTTGATAGAATCATGGAAGCATGGAACAATCCCGAATTAAAACAATATTTAATGGGTGCGATCCCGCACTCCCGATTTCAAGAAGAGGAATGGATCAAACGCACTCAACGATTAATGAGTTCAGGCCAAGAATATGTATTTGCAATTGAACGTTTAGACACACAGAAATTCATCGGTACTGTTGGAATACATGACATCTCGTGGGTTGCAAAGACAGCGACGATAGGAATTGCGATCTACCACCAAAAAGACAGAGAACAAGGCTTTGGCACTGAGGCACTCCAACTTGCCATCGAATTCGCGTGGAAAGACCTAAATCTTCGCAGACTAGAACTGAGCGTGCATTCATTCAACGAACGTGCCAGAAAGACCTATGAAAAGCTTGGATTCAAACAATGGGGAATAGCTCACCAAAAAATGTTCATTAGAGGCAAATACGTAGACACCCACTATATGGAGCTGTTCCGTCATCAATCTCAAGATACAACGGAGCAATAA
- a CDS encoding helix-turn-helix domain-containing protein, which produces MERLSATDLDRVFKALGHVTRRRILQLLSQSPRYPYELSKILNVNRRVILKHLEALEDAGLVEHESGSSELGPDRTYYRLSVSFGLSTTILPNSFLIRVTRPSLSSLKESPPQTRADVQAVRKLLGELNKVNQRLEEIDRERVRLAQLRGQIIHQIEEIMQRCDWDEESCARVRSLIDPSRVEMEQAAFSSVDSWNKIMREVLRLFEEFFGPE; this is translated from the coding sequence ATGGAACGATTATCGGCAACTGATCTTGACCGGGTGTTCAAGGCCCTCGGACATGTGACCCGCCGCAGAATTTTGCAATTATTGTCGCAGAGTCCTCGGTATCCCTACGAGTTGTCAAAGATCCTCAATGTCAATCGGCGAGTGATTCTCAAACATCTCGAAGCGCTTGAGGACGCCGGGCTCGTAGAGCACGAGTCGGGAAGTTCAGAGCTTGGTCCTGATCGTACCTACTATCGGCTCAGTGTGAGCTTTGGGCTCTCAACGACGATCCTTCCAAATTCTTTTCTTATTCGAGTGACCCGTCCAAGTCTGAGCAGTCTGAAGGAATCTCCTCCGCAGACACGTGCTGACGTTCAGGCAGTACGGAAGCTACTTGGAGAGTTGAACAAGGTCAACCAGCGACTTGAGGAGATCGATCGAGAACGGGTTCGGCTTGCTCAACTACGAGGTCAGATCATCCACCAGATCGAGGAGATCATGCAGAGGTGTGATTGGGACGAGGAGAGTTGTGCACGAGTGCGTTCATTAATCGACCCGTCACGAGTTGAGATGGAGCAGGCGGCCTTTTCTTCAGTGGACTCGTGGAACAAGATCATGCGCGAGGTCTTGAGATTATTTGAAGAGTTCTTTGGACCTGAATGA
- a CDS encoding response regulator, with translation MATIFIVDDEVILHKLYKDVFAIKGHQVVADAYDGNEAIRIYSELNPKPDVIILDHRMPNKDGLEVMKEILGVNPHAKIVFISADVNVKDDALQNGAASFGLKPVTIRHMLELIDVAMNK, from the coding sequence ATGGCAACAATATTCATCGTTGATGACGAGGTCATCCTGCACAAGCTCTACAAAGATGTCTTTGCGATAAAAGGCCATCAAGTAGTCGCAGATGCGTATGACGGGAACGAGGCCATCAGGATCTATTCCGAGTTGAATCCCAAACCCGATGTTATAATTCTTGACCATAGAATGCCAAATAAAGATGGACTGGAAGTCATGAAGGAGATCCTTGGAGTCAATCCACATGCCAAGATCGTGTTCATCAGTGCAGATGTGAATGTAAAGGATGATGCTCTTCAAAATGGGGCGGCAAGCTTTGGACTAAAGCCTGTCACGATCAGACATATGCTTGAATTAATTGATGTCGCAATGAACAAGTAA